One stretch of Candidatus Bathyarchaeia archaeon DNA includes these proteins:
- the larE gene encoding ATP-dependent sacrificial sulfur transferase LarE, with translation MKDAEAKYEAIERFIKDKGENGAVIAFSGGVDSATLAAVCHRLLGDRAVAVTAKSSTYTAKELAEAQEVAREIGIKQVTVETDELTNEEFCLNPENRCYFCKKELLKKLLCTAEKLGLDVVFEGTNFSDLTDHRPGFQAVQELEKVYSPWVESGYVKSEIRALAKAMGLSVHDKRPQPCLASRIPYHERITKEKLDRIAAAEQAIKQIVHVEQLRVRDHNGLARIEVGKDERAMLCDVEAFDQIVCKLKQLGFRYVTADLEGYRSGSLLEAEKQETK, from the coding sequence ATGAAAGATGCAGAAGCAAAGTATGAGGCGATAGAACGTTTCATTAAGGACAAAGGAGAAAACGGCGCGGTTATTGCCTTTTCTGGTGGAGTGGACAGCGCAACGTTGGCGGCGGTGTGCCACAGGTTGCTGGGTGATAGGGCGGTTGCGGTCACGGCGAAATCCTCCACATACACCGCCAAGGAACTGGCGGAAGCGCAAGAGGTAGCACGGGAAATAGGCATCAAACAAGTCACTGTTGAAACAGACGAATTGACAAATGAGGAGTTCTGCCTAAACCCCGAGAACCGATGTTACTTCTGCAAAAAAGAACTCCTTAAAAAACTACTTTGCACGGCTGAAAAACTTGGTTTAGATGTGGTTTTTGAGGGCACAAACTTCAGCGACCTCACAGACCACCGACCCGGGTTCCAAGCGGTACAAGAACTGGAAAAAGTGTACAGTCCATGGGTTGAAAGCGGATATGTTAAGAGCGAAATACGGGCTTTAGCGAAGGCGATGGGGCTTTCGGTTCATGACAAACGTCCGCAGCCCTGCTTAGCCTCCAGAATCCCATACCATGAAAGGATAACTAAAGAGAAACTGGACCGAATCGCAGCGGCGGAGCAGGCAATCAAGCAAATCGTGCATGTTGAGCAGCTTCGTGTCCGAGACCACAACGGACTTGCACGCATAGAGGTAGGTAAAGACGAAAGAGCCATGCTCTGTGATGTTGAGGCTTTTGACCAAATCGTCTGCAAGCTGAAGCAGTTGGGCTTTAGGTATGTTACAGCGGATTTAGAGGGGTATCGTTCGGGCAGTTTGCTTGAAGCCGAGAAACAAGAGACAAAATAA
- a CDS encoding PAS domain S-box protein, with protein sequence MQSKETLQKRGKSVSRKRRSSAVFPYRTLNSPDTLLDVLEGTKDSVMALDHKWAIIYVNTHQAKAMGYKPSDMIGKNLWRLLPVLLGTEVEKCFREVMVKREPVHFELEGFYKTGFFELNISPINRGIVVYTRDMTESKKIEAAMRQSEERFAKTFHFSPAALFISRLVDGFLIDVNDSFLKIMGFKYDEVVGHSAFDLNVYPDSETRREAVRILHSKQSLHDFEITVRTKTGQPITVLASIDKIDLDGQEYVLGAFIDITTRQKAEEALRQSEERLRMAQRMARMGSWEFLAKENKAFWSAELFRIFNLPISTYGPTIEEYRKFIYPEDRESMTKIIRAFYSQNRHVNDTINFDYRVVLGNGLVRVLHTERLIKEVDENGTPTLILGIEQDITSRKRIELQLEQYSKHLEQLVEERTKQLKDAERLATIGATAGMVGHDIRNPLQAIINELYLTRAAIASSVDVPSKPAALESVGFIQEQVDYINKIVSDLQDYARPIKPVISEVAVEALLADSLSTLAVPDDVEVVMCIGKSSLKIETDPMLLKRIIVNLATNAVQAMPNGGKLTVSANIDERRQKVVLSVEDTGVGIPLEAQGKLFTPLFTTKSKGQGFGLAVVKRLTDALCGEIRFETLEGKGTKFTVEFPATQSLFFEN encoded by the coding sequence ATGCAGAGCAAGGAGACTCTGCAGAAGAGAGGTAAATCTGTTTCCCGTAAAAGAAGGTCTTCTGCCGTTTTTCCCTACCGAACCCTAAATAGTCCTGATACTTTGCTTGATGTTTTGGAGGGAACCAAAGATAGCGTAATGGCTCTGGACCATAAATGGGCAATCATCTATGTTAACACTCATCAAGCAAAAGCTATGGGTTACAAGCCCTCTGACATGATTGGCAAAAACCTTTGGCGGCTTTTACCTGTTCTTCTCGGAACTGAAGTTGAGAAATGCTTTCGTGAAGTGATGGTGAAACGTGAACCTGTCCACTTTGAATTGGAGGGCTTCTATAAAACGGGGTTTTTTGAACTCAACATATCCCCAATAAACCGTGGAATAGTGGTCTACACTCGTGACATGACTGAAAGCAAAAAAATTGAAGCGGCTATGCGTCAAAGTGAGGAGCGGTTTGCTAAGACTTTTCATTTTAGTCCTGCGGCGTTGTTTATTTCTCGGCTTGTGGATGGTTTTTTGATTGATGTTAACGATAGTTTTCTTAAAATTATGGGTTTCAAATATGATGAAGTTGTCGGACACTCCGCTTTTGACCTTAATGTTTACCCTGACTCAGAGACCCGTAGGGAAGCAGTTCGTATTTTACACTCAAAGCAAAGTCTACACGACTTTGAGATAACGGTGCGAACGAAAACTGGGCAGCCAATCACGGTTCTTGCTTCAATTGACAAAATTGACCTTGATGGGCAAGAATACGTCTTGGGCGCCTTCATCGACATAACTACTCGTCAAAAAGCTGAAGAAGCCCTGCGTCAAAGTGAGGAGCGGTTAAGGATGGCGCAACGTATGGCGCGGATGGGCAGTTGGGAATTTCTTGCAAAAGAGAACAAGGCGTTTTGGTCGGCTGAATTGTTTCGAATTTTCAATTTACCCATTTCAACTTATGGCCCAACAATTGAAGAATATCGAAAATTTATCTACCCCGAAGACCGCGAATCCATGACAAAAATCATTCGCGCTTTCTACTCACAAAACCGCCACGTTAATGACACTATCAATTTTGATTATCGTGTTGTTTTGGGTAACGGTTTAGTGCGTGTTTTGCATACGGAGCGCCTGATTAAAGAGGTTGACGAAAATGGGACGCCGACCCTAATATTGGGTATTGAACAGGATATAACTTCGCGGAAAAGAATTGAGCTTCAACTTGAGCAGTACAGTAAACATTTGGAGCAGCTTGTTGAGGAACGCACAAAACAGCTTAAGGATGCCGAGCGTCTGGCGACTATAGGCGCAACAGCTGGTATGGTTGGGCATGATATTCGGAATCCGTTACAGGCAATAATTAACGAGTTATATCTCACAAGAGCTGCCATCGCGAGTTCCGTGGATGTGCCAAGTAAACCCGCGGCGTTAGAGAGTGTAGGTTTTATTCAAGAACAGGTTGATTACATAAACAAAATTGTTTCTGACCTTCAGGATTACGCTCGACCCATTAAGCCCGTGATAAGTGAAGTTGCAGTGGAGGCTTTGCTTGCGGATTCATTGTCAACCCTTGCTGTGCCCGACGATGTTGAAGTGGTGATGTGTATCGGAAAATCTTCCTTGAAAATTGAAACGGACCCCATGCTTTTAAAACGTATTATTGTGAACTTGGCTACAAATGCGGTTCAGGCGATGCCTAACGGGGGAAAGTTGACGGTGAGTGCGAACATTGATGAGCGGAGGCAAAAAGTCGTTTTAAGTGTTGAGGATACCGGTGTGGGTATTCCGCTGGAGGCGCAGGGGAAGCTTTTCACGCCGCTTTTCACCACCAAATCTAAGGGTCAAGGCTTTGGTTTAGCGGTCGTGAAGCGTTTGACCGATGCTCTTTGTGGAGAAATTCGTTTTGAAACCCTTGAAGGAAAAGGTACAAAGTTTACTGTCGAGTTTCCTGCAACGCAGTCTCTATTTTTCGAAAATTGA
- a CDS encoding single-stranded DNA-binding protein, with protein MAVEGFFENKRPQPVEAKVGELTPQSKAVNVTAKVVSKSEIRDIPIGRDGSAHRVCDALVGDETGVIYLTLWDDNITKVNEEETIRVENGYVTLFKGNMRLNIGKYGQLENAPEPITAEVNTENNVSSKTYEQERRPYRGRSGGGRGFGGGGGYGGDRRGGGGYGGRDRRGGGGGYRDRRY; from the coding sequence TTGGCAGTAGAAGGATTTTTCGAAAACAAGCGACCACAACCAGTTGAAGCCAAAGTCGGCGAACTGACCCCACAATCAAAGGCGGTAAACGTCACAGCCAAAGTTGTTTCCAAAAGTGAAATACGTGACATTCCAATAGGCAGAGATGGCTCTGCTCACAGAGTCTGCGATGCATTAGTTGGAGACGAAACAGGCGTAATTTACCTTACCCTATGGGACGACAACATCACCAAAGTCAACGAGGAAGAAACCATCCGCGTTGAAAACGGTTACGTTACACTCTTCAAGGGCAACATGCGCCTAAACATAGGCAAATATGGTCAACTCGAAAACGCACCCGAACCCATCACCGCAGAAGTGAACACGGAAAACAACGTGTCCAGCAAAACATACGAACAAGAACGTAGACCTTACCGAGGCAGAAGCGGCGGAGGTAGAGGTTTCGGCGGCGGTGGCGGCTATGGAGGCGACCGACGCGGCGGCGGAGGTTACGGTGGACGTGACCGACGTGGTGGTGGCGGCGGCTACAGAGACCGCAGATACTAA
- the larC gene encoding nickel pincer cofactor biosynthesis protein LarC, with translation MCVNQKVNSNKVVVIDCQTAGVAGDMFLGTLVDLGADTGKVVSAIKTLENPAYGYEGIQVEAKKVMRRGFKATQIDTTAKVTPKSNGQNLIDIVEKSAANLCLSKKANQFASKTIRTLVNTEASIHGLTFAAETHLHEIGLVDTPAEIVGSAVAMDDLGLFDAKIYCTPVAVGGGTNRFSHGIVPSPAPAALAILQSNGFPLKGGPIESELATPTGAAILVNVVDEVSRFYPAMTPLKVGYGAGTKEFPEMANVLRITVGEAFEEDLLKDEIAVLETNVDDVTGETLGYTLEKLLGEGAKDVSITPMFTKKNRPGQILKVIADKKDSGRLSRVLMAETGTLGVRVTFCERHILNREVHQMDMFLKGMQERVNVKVTKDSQGRAFHVKPEYEDIKRIANATNTPLREISEIVMAKARETFQTK, from the coding sequence ATGTGTGTCAACCAAAAAGTCAACTCTAACAAAGTGGTTGTTATTGACTGCCAAACGGCAGGCGTCGCAGGGGACATGTTTTTAGGAACCTTAGTTGACCTTGGAGCAGACACAGGCAAAGTTGTTTCCGCCATAAAAACCCTCGAAAACCCCGCTTACGGCTATGAAGGCATCCAAGTGGAAGCAAAAAAGGTTATGCGTCGGGGATTCAAAGCCACACAAATCGACACCACCGCTAAAGTCACCCCAAAATCAAACGGGCAAAACCTCATCGACATCGTGGAAAAAAGCGCGGCAAACCTTTGCTTGTCGAAGAAAGCAAACCAATTCGCCTCCAAAACAATCCGCACATTGGTCAACACCGAAGCAAGCATCCACGGGCTCACTTTCGCGGCGGAAACACACCTGCACGAAATCGGCTTGGTGGACACGCCCGCAGAAATTGTCGGTTCGGCAGTTGCAATGGATGACCTTGGATTGTTTGACGCAAAAATTTACTGCACACCCGTAGCCGTTGGAGGCGGCACAAACAGGTTCTCTCACGGCATCGTCCCTTCCCCTGCCCCAGCCGCGTTAGCTATCCTCCAGTCAAACGGATTTCCCCTCAAAGGCGGACCCATAGAGTCAGAATTGGCTACGCCCACAGGAGCCGCAATCTTAGTGAACGTGGTGGATGAGGTTAGCCGCTTCTACCCCGCCATGACTCCTTTAAAGGTAGGTTACGGCGCAGGAACCAAAGAGTTCCCCGAAATGGCTAATGTTCTACGGATAACGGTTGGCGAAGCGTTTGAGGAAGACCTTTTGAAAGACGAAATCGCCGTTTTAGAAACCAATGTTGACGACGTGACAGGAGAAACCTTAGGCTACACGTTGGAGAAGCTTCTGGGGGAAGGCGCCAAAGACGTAAGCATAACACCCATGTTCACCAAAAAGAACCGTCCCGGGCAAATCCTCAAAGTGATTGCCGACAAAAAAGACAGCGGACGCCTATCACGCGTGTTGATGGCGGAAACGGGCACCTTGGGGGTGAGGGTTACGTTTTGTGAGCGGCACATCCTAAATCGTGAAGTGCATCAGATGGATATGTTTCTGAAGGGGATGCAGGAGCGAGTGAACGTGAAAGTCACAAAAGACAGCCAGGGCAGAGCATTTCATGTTAAACCCGAGTACGAGGACATCAAGCGGATAGCAAACGCCACCAACACGCCCTTAAGGGAAATTTCAGAAATAGTCATGGCAAAAGCTCGAGAAACCTTCCAAACAAAGTGA
- a CDS encoding response regulator, whose amino-acid sequence MVGVPVDLNDKIRVLHVDDDPFILEVSKQILEYEGNFQVETASSVDQALKKLNSQSFDAIVSDYEMPQKTGLQFLEQIRAQKNEIAFVMFTGRGREEVAVKALNLGADRYINKNGDPEAVYCELRYAITKIVERKKARRMLINDAKKINELNEKLRVVGSLSRHDVRNKLAFLNGHVFLLKNKLKQDPEANKHLCAIELASKQIVELLEFAHLYERLGVEELTYLDAEKCADAAWVLFSDLKGVYLKNELQGLVVLADSLLRQLFYNLIDNTIKHGGKATQIRLRYEDDGSVVRLFYEDDGVGISEDLKGRLFEEKSIRELNHGLYMVRRLCDAYGWTVNETGVSGRGVQFVVCLPRGLVKCVCSSPEVLPVSSCSPDAVMF is encoded by the coding sequence ATGGTGGGAGTTCCTGTTGACTTAAACGACAAAATTCGTGTCTTACATGTGGATGACGACCCCTTCATCCTGGAGGTTTCAAAACAAATCCTTGAATACGAAGGCAATTTTCAAGTTGAAACTGCTTCCTCAGTTGACCAAGCCTTAAAAAAACTGAACTCTCAATCTTTTGACGCAATAGTTTCCGACTACGAAATGCCCCAAAAAACTGGGCTTCAATTTCTCGAGCAAATTCGCGCCCAAAAAAACGAAATAGCTTTTGTGATGTTCACGGGACGCGGGCGTGAAGAGGTTGCTGTGAAGGCGTTAAATTTAGGGGCTGACCGTTACATCAACAAAAACGGCGACCCGGAGGCGGTTTACTGTGAACTACGTTACGCGATAACTAAAATTGTGGAGCGTAAAAAAGCAAGGCGCATGCTAATCAATGACGCCAAGAAAATCAATGAGCTTAACGAAAAACTGCGTGTTGTGGGGAGCTTATCCCGGCATGATGTCCGCAATAAACTTGCTTTCTTAAATGGGCATGTGTTTCTGCTAAAGAACAAACTCAAACAAGACCCTGAAGCCAATAAGCATCTGTGTGCCATTGAACTTGCTTCAAAACAGATTGTAGAGTTACTCGAGTTTGCGCATCTTTACGAACGGCTAGGCGTTGAAGAGTTAACGTATTTGGATGCCGAGAAATGTGCCGACGCTGCTTGGGTCCTTTTTTCGGACCTGAAAGGGGTGTATTTAAAAAATGAGTTGCAGGGGTTAGTTGTTTTGGCGGATTCTTTGCTTAGGCAACTGTTTTACAATTTGATTGACAACACCATTAAGCATGGGGGTAAAGCCACACAGATACGCCTTCGATATGAGGATGATGGTTCAGTGGTGCGGTTGTTTTACGAGGATGACGGCGTAGGGATTTCAGAGGATTTGAAGGGGCGTTTGTTTGAAGAGAAAAGTATCCGAGAGCTTAATCATGGGTTGTATATGGTGCGTAGGCTTTGTGACGCGTACGGTTGGACAGTTAATGAAACAGGTGTTTCTGGTCGGGGCGTGCAGTTTGTGGTTTGCCTACCGCGGGGTTTAGTGAAGTGTGTTTGTAGTTCGCCTGAGGTGCTGCCTGTTTCTTCATGTTCTCCTGATGCGGTTATGTTTTAA
- a CDS encoding NADP-dependent malic enzyme, producing MVNQETPKPTVEELLAKAKKPAQLAPAMHRFYEGKMQVMPRCAITSPDDFAIWYTPGVAAPCRIIQADPEKSFELTNRWNSVAIVSDGTRVLGLGNIGPEAAMPVMEGKAMLFKFLGGVDAVAICLKTKDPDEIIRTCELLEPSFGGINLEDIEKPKCFYALEKARDRLQIPVWHDDQQGTATVILAGLMNSFKLVGKKPQDALITLVGSGAANIRTAYVLIRWGVKAGNIMLVDTKGIVHRGRTDITKEDDPWKFELTQKTNAEGRTGDIAEAFKGADAVVAASKPGPGTIKPEWIKTMADNAVVFACANPIPEIWPWEAEEAGARIVATGRNDFPNQVNNSLGFPAIFRGVLDVKAKTITDDMCIAAAQELANFAEERGITEKDILPRMEEWEVFPREAVACALKSIEQGVARVKPSRQELYERASAIIRNARESTQLLMKQGLIKQPPSEEQLLKE from the coding sequence ATGGTTAACCAAGAAACACCTAAACCGACTGTTGAAGAATTACTGGCGAAAGCCAAAAAACCCGCGCAGCTTGCCCCTGCAATGCACCGTTTCTACGAAGGCAAAATGCAGGTCATGCCTCGATGCGCCATAACCAGCCCTGACGACTTCGCCATCTGGTACACTCCGGGCGTCGCAGCGCCTTGCAGGATAATTCAGGCGGACCCTGAGAAATCGTTTGAGTTAACCAACCGCTGGAATAGCGTCGCCATCGTCTCAGACGGAACCCGAGTGCTGGGACTGGGCAACATTGGGCCTGAAGCAGCGATGCCTGTCATGGAGGGCAAAGCGATGCTGTTCAAGTTTTTAGGCGGAGTAGACGCTGTTGCCATATGCCTAAAAACTAAAGACCCCGACGAGATTATCCGAACCTGCGAGTTGCTGGAGCCGTCTTTTGGCGGCATAAACTTGGAGGACATTGAGAAACCCAAATGTTTCTACGCCTTAGAAAAAGCTCGCGACAGGCTACAGATTCCTGTTTGGCATGATGACCAGCAGGGAACGGCAACGGTGATTTTGGCGGGCTTGATGAACAGCTTCAAGCTTGTCGGCAAAAAACCGCAGGACGCACTAATTACGTTGGTTGGTTCAGGGGCAGCCAACATCCGCACTGCATACGTGTTGATAAGGTGGGGCGTAAAGGCAGGCAACATTATGCTTGTCGACACCAAAGGCATCGTTCACCGAGGCAGAACCGACATAACCAAAGAAGACGACCCATGGAAGTTTGAACTAACCCAGAAAACCAACGCAGAAGGCAGAACCGGCGACATCGCCGAAGCCTTCAAAGGGGCAGATGCGGTGGTTGCTGCTTCCAAACCTGGACCAGGCACCATCAAACCTGAATGGATAAAAACCATGGCAGACAACGCAGTTGTTTTCGCGTGCGCTAACCCGATTCCTGAAATTTGGCCTTGGGAAGCAGAAGAAGCGGGCGCCCGCATTGTTGCCACGGGCAGAAACGACTTCCCCAACCAAGTCAACAACAGCCTTGGGTTCCCCGCCATCTTTCGTGGAGTGCTTGATGTTAAAGCCAAAACCATCACGGATGACATGTGTATTGCTGCGGCGCAGGAGTTGGCGAATTTTGCTGAGGAGCGAGGCATAACGGAAAAGGATATTTTGCCGCGTATGGAGGAGTGGGAAGTGTTTCCGCGGGAAGCCGTTGCTTGCGCGTTGAAGTCTATTGAGCAGGGTGTTGCAAGGGTTAAACCCAGCAGACAGGAACTGTACGAGCGTGCAAGCGCCATTATTCGCAACGCCCGAGAATCCACCCAGTTGCTGATGAAGCAGGGCTTGATTAAGCAGCCGCCAAGCGAGGAGCAACTCCTTAAGGAGTAA
- the larB gene encoding nickel pincer cofactor biosynthesis protein LarB, with translation MLTLKEVLEKVEKNELSVDEAERLLRFLAIHEVGTLAKIDANRELRNGMPEIILGEGKTTIDIQKIALKMLNQSGRAIVSRCSPEQIQALRQAAPQEANLQVCEKPRMVILKAKDFAVKKTGGKIGIITAGTSDIAVAEEAKIIAEEMGGEVFTIYDVGVAGIHRLLEPLRDLMLKDVDCIVVVAGREGALASVVAGLVDVPVIAVPTSNSYGFGEKGVSTLMAMLQSCSLGLAVVNIDAGVSAGAVAMLIANRAAKFRKSSEP, from the coding sequence ATGTTGACTCTAAAAGAAGTGCTTGAGAAGGTCGAGAAAAATGAACTCTCCGTTGATGAAGCGGAGCGGTTGCTGCGTTTTCTTGCCATCCACGAAGTTGGGACATTGGCAAAAATTGATGCCAACAGGGAATTGCGTAACGGGATGCCTGAAATCATCCTCGGAGAAGGAAAAACCACCATCGACATCCAAAAAATCGCTTTAAAAATGCTCAATCAATCGGGCAGGGCAATCGTTAGTCGTTGTTCCCCCGAGCAAATACAGGCATTACGCCAAGCTGCCCCCCAAGAGGCGAACTTGCAGGTCTGTGAAAAACCCCGAATGGTCATCCTTAAAGCGAAAGATTTCGCGGTCAAAAAAACTGGCGGAAAAATCGGCATCATAACGGCAGGAACCTCCGACATAGCCGTAGCGGAAGAAGCCAAAATCATCGCTGAAGAAATGGGAGGCGAAGTCTTCACCATTTACGATGTGGGTGTGGCTGGTATCCACAGGTTGCTTGAGCCGCTTAGGGATTTGATGCTTAAAGATGTGGATTGTATTGTGGTCGTTGCAGGTAGAGAGGGTGCTTTAGCTTCGGTGGTTGCAGGTTTGGTCGATGTGCCTGTGATTGCAGTTCCAACCTCCAACAGCTATGGGTTTGGCGAGAAAGGCGTCAGCACCTTGATGGCTATGCTTCAGTCTTGCTCTCTGGGCTTAGCTGTCGTTAACATTGATGCGGGTGTGTCTGCGGGTGCTGTGGCTATGTTAATTGCTAATCGGGCAGCTAAATTCCGAAAATCCTCTGAACCCTGA
- a CDS encoding helix-hairpin-helix domain-containing protein, translating to MTMRLDYALYGLAIVLFALTAITFVITPEDLLYGAVTAIVGAIALVGGYALKPRNDVAQVMQTPVVNPEPPTPVTQQTPAPAVETPIEEPPMTTPTVEASDPQSTPEDEKTQVEEPKVIIEEPKVEPETLVTAATIQAPETEQEQEDVCPTPVPADAASAQNAASPAEDTGFGQIRGISAKRAEQLKANGINNLQELAAADAEVLSEKLGVSPKIVKMWIGCAKKQVK from the coding sequence ATGACTATGCGCTTAGATTACGCTTTATACGGTTTAGCAATAGTATTATTTGCGTTAACGGCAATCACCTTCGTGATTACTCCAGAAGATTTACTGTACGGTGCAGTGACGGCAATTGTTGGAGCAATCGCCCTTGTCGGAGGCTATGCGTTAAAACCAAGAAACGATGTTGCCCAAGTGATGCAGACTCCAGTCGTCAACCCTGAACCACCCACACCAGTCACTCAACAAACACCTGCCCCCGCAGTCGAAACCCCAATTGAAGAACCGCCAATGACCACTCCGACGGTGGAAGCTTCAGACCCACAAAGCACCCCCGAAGATGAAAAGACCCAAGTTGAAGAACCAAAGGTCATCATTGAGGAACCAAAAGTAGAGCCTGAGACACTGGTTACAGCAGCTACTATTCAGGCTCCTGAAACCGAACAGGAACAAGAAGATGTGTGTCCCACCCCAGTTCCAGCGGATGCCGCGTCTGCTCAAAATGCAGCTTCACCAGCAGAAGACACAGGGTTTGGTCAGATACGAGGCATCAGCGCAAAAAGGGCTGAACAACTCAAAGCTAACGGCATAAATAACTTGCAAGAGTTGGCTGCTGCAGATGCGGAGGTTTTGTCGGAAAAACTTGGGGTTTCTCCTAAAATAGTAAAAATGTGGATTGGATGTGCTAAGAAGCAGGTAAAATAA
- a CDS encoding DUF429 domain-containing protein, with translation MEATKIYVQHVFASMKPLTVVGLDLAGAETRPTGFCILTGLYAETTHTYKDQETLAKIIQANPQVVAIDAPLSLPPGRKTLEERTGPHLRESDKELQRRGIRFFPLTLGPMRKLTARGIALRNILESSGFKVIEAYPGGAQDVLGIPRKKQGLDKLQVGLEALGIGGLKRGLSDHELDAVTCAYVGKQFLEGKSVPYGPIDDAIIMPKGDKREKKN, from the coding sequence TTGGAGGCAACTAAAATATATGTGCAACACGTTTTTGCATCGATGAAGCCATTGACTGTTGTCGGCTTGGATTTAGCGGGGGCAGAAACCCGACCTACAGGCTTTTGCATACTCACGGGGCTTTATGCAGAAACAACACATACTTACAAAGACCAAGAGACCCTGGCAAAAATAATCCAAGCAAACCCCCAAGTGGTAGCCATCGATGCACCGCTCAGTTTGCCGCCTGGACGCAAAACCTTGGAAGAAAGAACAGGACCCCACCTGCGGGAGAGCGACAAAGAACTCCAGAGACGGGGCATACGATTCTTTCCCTTAACCCTTGGACCCATGCGGAAACTAACCGCCCGAGGCATCGCGTTGAGGAACATTTTGGAAAGCAGCGGTTTCAAAGTCATTGAAGCTTATCCAGGAGGGGCGCAGGACGTGTTGGGGATTCCCAGAAAAAAGCAGGGATTGGACAAGTTACAGGTTGGGCTTGAGGCACTTGGGATTGGCGGCTTAAAGCGAGGCTTGAGCGACCACGAATTGGACGCGGTGACTTGTGCATACGTTGGAAAACAGTTTTTAGAGGGCAAAAGTGTGCCTTATGGACCAATTGATGATGCGATTATTATGCCAAAAGGAGACAAACGGGAAAAGAAAAACTAG
- a CDS encoding glutaminyl-peptide cyclotransferase → MAKKPFATSLLLVALILLLCISLIMVSLNQGNPNDTSASKTLDYSILNTYPHDHNAFTEGLIYSDGFLYESTGLNGFSTLRQVDLQSGEIQRNISLPDQFFGEGLTIVDENLIQLTYRSHMGFVYDKTSFALLRNFTYPTQGWGLTYDGTFLIMSDGSSTLHFLNSTTFEEVAQVHVQDGNTAISKLNELEYVNGEVYANIFEQSTIAVINPETGQVKAWIDLTELQKANRSKGEDVLNGIAYDAANDRLFVTGKFWSRLYEVKLVWENN, encoded by the coding sequence ATGGCAAAAAAACCCTTCGCTACTTCCCTTTTGCTTGTCGCCCTGATTCTCCTACTTTGCATAAGCCTCATCATGGTTTCCCTAAACCAAGGCAACCCAAACGACACTTCAGCATCGAAAACTTTGGACTACTCCATCCTCAACACTTATCCCCATGACCACAACGCCTTTACCGAAGGACTAATCTACAGCGATGGGTTTTTGTATGAAAGCACGGGTTTAAACGGCTTCTCCACGCTGCGACAAGTTGACCTACAGTCGGGGGAGATTCAGCGAAACATTTCGCTCCCTGACCAGTTTTTCGGCGAAGGGCTTACAATCGTGGATGAAAACCTAATCCAACTTACCTACCGCTCGCACATGGGTTTTGTTTACGATAAGACCTCTTTTGCTTTGCTGCGAAATTTCACTTATCCAACGCAGGGTTGGGGGCTCACCTATGACGGTACATTTTTAATAATGAGCGACGGGTCCAGCACCCTCCATTTTCTTAACTCAACAACGTTTGAAGAAGTCGCGCAGGTTCATGTCCAAGACGGGAACACCGCCATTTCCAAACTTAATGAGCTTGAATACGTTAATGGCGAAGTGTATGCAAACATTTTTGAGCAGTCCACAATCGCCGTAATCAACCCCGAAACGGGTCAAGTTAAAGCTTGGATAGATTTGACGGAGCTACAGAAAGCTAACCGCTCAAAAGGGGAAGACGTATTAAACGGCATCGCCTACGACGCGGCAAATGACCGGTTGTTTGTTACTGGCAAATTTTGGTCGCGACTTTACGAAGTTAAGCTGGTTTGGGAAAATAACTGA
- a CDS encoding GNAT family N-acetyltransferase has translation MTLQIETASVALLDALYEVEKQCFKAEAFSKQQIRYLLLDYNAFSLVAKVDGQVAGFVIGRLDWVQNQPVGHIMTLDVLPCYRRAGVAERLMVKLEELFRLGGALECRLEVRVDNVAALNLYFKLGYRMIGVLENYYESAHGFYLKKNLKRVDSENSTEK, from the coding sequence ATGACTTTACAAATAGAAACCGCGTCTGTTGCGCTTCTGGATGCCCTCTATGAGGTAGAAAAACAGTGTTTTAAAGCGGAAGCCTTCTCTAAACAGCAAATACGCTACCTTCTTTTGGACTACAACGCCTTCAGTCTTGTCGCAAAAGTTGATGGTCAAGTTGCAGGGTTTGTTATTGGGCGGCTTGATTGGGTTCAAAATCAACCTGTAGGGCACATAATGACTCTTGATGTCTTGCCTTGTTACCGGCGGGCAGGGGTCGCTGAGCGGTTGATGGTTAAGCTTGAAGAACTTTTTCGATTAGGTGGCGCATTGGAATGCCGCTTGGAAGTGCGTGTCGATAATGTTGCTGCGTTGAATCTTTACTTTAAGTTGGGGTACCGCATGATTGGGGTTCTTGAAAACTATTATGAGTCAGCGCATGGGTTTTACCTTAAAAAGAACCTGAAGAGAGTAGATTCTGAAAATTCAACTGAAAAGTGA